In Methanobacterium paludis, the following proteins share a genomic window:
- a CDS encoding putative ATP-dependent zinc protease, protein MDPNILNHQKEYKLEYKKLLKQLSFGIQEKKLIENLEIPEDAFLPFLFSIKFGGDWSLKTDSVNAMAIKEKITRYNADKMEGYTLEKVFLFLNPRILKETGRVRRLEKCGNKKDREIVERPFRVKVDAERIINAVLDPFTMKITIKDMQGPLIFEGSSAYGISHEMEHLSGSESKGKFLWEFKYILKDTEINKQK, encoded by the coding sequence TTGGATCCAAACATTCTGAATCATCAAAAAGAATATAAATTAGAGTACAAAAAACTTTTAAAACAATTATCTTTTGGTATTCAAGAAAAAAAACTTATAGAAAATCTTGAAATCCCTGAAGATGCTTTTTTACCCTTTTTATTCTCGATCAAATTTGGTGGTGACTGGAGTCTTAAAACAGATTCTGTAAACGCCATGGCGATTAAAGAGAAAATTACGCGTTATAATGCGGATAAAATGGAAGGCTACACTCTGGAAAAGGTTTTTTTGTTTTTAAATCCACGAATACTTAAAGAAACTGGTAGAGTTCGCCGCCTCGAGAAATGTGGAAATAAAAAGGATCGTGAGATTGTTGAAAGACCTTTCCGTGTAAAAGTAGATGCAGAACGTATAATAAATGCTGTTTTGGATCCTTTTACCATGAAAATAACAATTAAAGATATGCAAGGCCCTTTAATCTTTGAGGGATCGAGTGCATATGGAATATCCCATGAAATGGAGCACTTATCCGGAAGTGAATCAAAGGGGAAATTCTTATGGGAATTCAAATACATTTTAAAGGATACAGAAATAAATAAACAAAAATAA
- the thsA gene encoding thermosome subunit alpha has translation MAQQNGGQGQQIFILPEDTSRLLGRDAKRNNIMAGKVLAETVRTTLGPKGMDKMLVDGMGDIVVTNDGVTILKEMDIAHPAAKMLVEVAKTQEDEVGDGTTTAVVIAGELLKKAEGLIEQDIHSTVITMGYRRAAEKALEILDDIAIDAADRETLLQVAMTAMTGKGTEKAREPLANLIVSAVKQVEEDGEVDKDNINIQRIQGASVEESQIVNGVVIDKSRIDPSMPKDIQDAKIALLKYPVEVKDLETDAKIKLTEPSQMQAFIEQEEQMIRDMVDKIIASGANVLFCQKGIDDLAQHYLAKAGIMAAKRVRKSDIERLEKATGARVATNIEDLNPEDLGQAGRVYEKKIFDEVLIFVEECKDPKAVSIILRGSTKHVAAEIERAVEDAIGVVAATVEDGQVVAGGGAPEIAIAKGLKDYADTISGREQLAVTAFAEALEVIPKTLAENAGLDSIDALVDLRSSQEHSPYMGLNVFTGDVIDMKVGGVIEPKRVKKQAIRSAAEAAEMILRIDDIIASSSSGKPSPEEMAAAGMGGAGGMPPMM, from the coding sequence GTGGCACAACAAAATGGCGGCCAAGGCCAGCAAATTTTTATATTACCCGAAGATACATCAAGACTTCTGGGAAGAGATGCTAAAAGAAATAATATAATGGCAGGTAAAGTACTTGCAGAAACAGTCCGAACAACATTAGGTCCAAAAGGAATGGATAAAATGCTCGTGGACGGTATGGGAGATATTGTTGTAACAAACGACGGTGTAACCATCCTTAAAGAGATGGACATTGCACATCCTGCAGCAAAAATGCTTGTAGAAGTTGCAAAAACCCAGGAAGATGAAGTTGGAGATGGAACAACCACAGCAGTTGTAATAGCTGGTGAACTCCTGAAAAAGGCAGAAGGACTCATAGAACAGGACATACACTCAACAGTCATTACAATGGGATACAGAAGAGCTGCTGAAAAAGCCCTTGAAATTCTTGATGACATTGCAATCGACGCTGCAGACCGTGAAACACTTCTGCAGGTTGCAATGACCGCAATGACAGGAAAAGGAACAGAAAAAGCAAGAGAACCATTAGCAAATCTCATTGTAAGTGCTGTTAAACAGGTTGAAGAAGACGGTGAAGTTGACAAAGACAACATCAACATCCAGAGGATCCAGGGAGCTTCAGTTGAGGAATCCCAGATAGTAAACGGTGTTGTAATAGACAAAAGCAGGATAGATCCATCCATGCCAAAGGATATTCAGGACGCAAAAATAGCACTCCTTAAATACCCTGTTGAAGTCAAAGACCTCGAAACTGACGCTAAAATCAAACTCACAGAACCATCACAGATGCAAGCCTTCATAGAACAGGAAGAACAGATGATAAGGGACATGGTCGACAAGATCATTGCAAGTGGAGCAAACGTTCTATTCTGTCAAAAAGGCATAGATGACCTAGCACAGCATTACCTTGCAAAAGCGGGAATAATGGCTGCTAAAAGGGTTAGAAAATCTGACATAGAAAGATTAGAGAAAGCAACAGGTGCAAGGGTAGCAACAAATATCGAAGACCTCAACCCAGAAGACTTAGGTCAGGCTGGTCGTGTATATGAGAAAAAAATATTCGATGAAGTTCTCATATTCGTAGAGGAATGCAAAGATCCAAAAGCAGTATCAATAATACTCAGAGGAAGTACCAAACACGTTGCAGCAGAAATAGAAAGAGCTGTTGAAGACGCAATAGGTGTTGTCGCAGCTACAGTAGAAGATGGACAGGTAGTTGCCGGCGGTGGAGCACCAGAAATTGCAATTGCAAAAGGTTTAAAAGACTATGCTGACACCATAAGTGGAAGGGAACAACTCGCAGTAACTGCATTTGCAGAAGCACTCGAAGTTATTCCAAAAACACTCGCAGAAAACGCAGGACTTGACAGCATTGATGCACTTGTGGATCTTCGCTCCTCACAGGAACATTCCCCATACATGGGTCTAAACGTCTTCACTGGAGATGTAATAGACATGAAAGTTGGTGGAGTCATAGAGCCTAAACGTGTCAAAAAACAGGCCATCAGGTCAGCTGCCGAAGCTGCAGAGATGATCCTAAGAATTGATGACATAATAGCATCCTCAAGCTCTGGAAAACCAAGCCCAGAGGAAATGGCTGCAGCTGGAATGGGCGGAGCCGGCGGAATGCCACCAATGATGTAA
- the hisD gene encoding histidinol dehydrogenase: protein MEIINFNDNEKSKLLKRSQLDAVDVISTVQDIINDVRARRDDSLRYYTEKFDRVKLENFQVKKEEIEKSLLNVDDNIIKALKKAASNIEKFHRAQIPSEWSIEVDGGINAGQIVRPLEKVGCYIPGGRAVYPSTILMTTIPAKIAGVSRVICCTPPQPNGKVSDIILAAAHIAGIDEIYMVGGAQAIAAMAYGTDSIPKVDKIVGPGNIFVTAAKKLVYGEVDIDFPAGPSEVLIIADETANPDYIALDLMAQAEHDPNAASVLVTTSKRLAETVSAEIDDKIHNMKREEIIRESLNKYGKIIVVDSIDTASKFSNEYAPEHLLIMTEDPEGVLKDITNAGSIFLGNLTPVAAGDYGSGTNHVLPTSGCARMYSGLSAESFLKKPTVQRLSKDGILNLKDVVVSLAEYEGLYAHAESFKKRALDVEKMD from the coding sequence GTGGAAATCATAAATTTTAATGATAATGAAAAAAGCAAATTATTAAAGCGCTCCCAACTTGATGCTGTGGATGTTATCAGCACTGTTCAAGATATAATAAATGATGTAAGAGCAAGAAGGGATGATTCGCTTAGATATTATACAGAAAAATTTGATAGGGTTAAACTGGAGAATTTCCAGGTAAAAAAGGAAGAAATAGAAAAAAGCCTTTTAAACGTGGATGATAACATAATCAAAGCCCTTAAAAAAGCTGCAAGTAATATAGAAAAATTTCACAGGGCTCAAATACCATCCGAATGGTCTATAGAAGTTGATGGAGGTATAAATGCTGGTCAGATAGTTCGCCCTCTTGAAAAAGTCGGATGCTACATACCTGGGGGTAGAGCAGTATATCCATCCACAATTCTCATGACAACGATACCTGCAAAGATTGCAGGAGTTTCCAGGGTTATATGCTGCACACCACCACAGCCCAATGGCAAAGTAAGTGATATAATCCTTGCAGCTGCACATATTGCAGGTATTGATGAAATATATATGGTTGGGGGAGCCCAGGCCATAGCTGCCATGGCCTATGGAACAGATAGCATTCCTAAAGTTGATAAAATAGTTGGACCTGGAAATATATTTGTTACGGCCGCTAAAAAGCTTGTGTACGGTGAAGTTGATATTGATTTCCCTGCAGGCCCATCTGAAGTTCTCATAATTGCAGATGAGACTGCAAATCCAGATTATATAGCACTTGACCTCATGGCTCAAGCAGAACACGATCCAAATGCTGCATCAGTTCTTGTAACAACATCAAAACGTCTTGCTGAGACTGTAAGTGCAGAAATAGATGATAAAATCCATAACATGAAAAGAGAAGAGATAATAAGAGAATCGCTTAACAAATACGGCAAAATAATTGTTGTTGATTCCATTGATACTGCCAGTAAATTTTCAAACGAATACGCTCCAGAACACCTTCTCATAATGACAGAAGATCCCGAAGGGGTTCTTAAGGATATAACCAATGCAGGATCCATATTTTTAGGAAATTTAACTCCCGTAGCTGCGGGAGATTACGGTTCTGGAACCAACCATGTCCTCCCAACGTCGGGGTGTGCAAGGATGTACTCAGGTTTGTCTGCAGAGTCATTTTTGAAAAAGCCAACAGTCCAAAGACTTTCCAAGGATGGGATCTTGAATCTAAAAGACGTTGTTGTTTCCCTTGCAGAGTATGAAGGACTTTATGCCCATGCAGAATCCTTTAAAAAACGTGCTTTGGATGTTGAGAAGATGGACTGA
- a CDS encoding oligosaccharide flippase family protein: protein MQEYKLFVKQIGVVGITSILASLSPLILLPILTQTLTAQEYGAWNQFIVTITLIPAIASLGLPYTMVRFLAATRNKDEIREAFYSIAFMVILGSLIVSLIFLILAKPIADLLFQGNILISFILSSAIFLNGLILLLFDYFRTFQLMKIYSFFTMLQAYLTVILVGIFIAMRYGLVGAVIAVLIIQIITVLVMYSIILSRIGFKIPKLGNIKEYLNFGLPTIPSNISFWVLDITDRYVIGLLLGLSFVGYYSAGYLLGNIISLILSPFYTVLLPILSKYYAEKRIFEVKRLLNHSIKFFLMVSIPTAFGLSILAKPILLILSTPEIALNGYFITPIIALGGIFFGVYGIISQIVVLERKTQITGNIWILSTILNVILDITLGYRFGIMGVALTTLGVYILSFALTVIYSFKYIRCTFYFGFLAKSIWASVLMSIVLVISNPKSPLDIILSASMCSVIYILILGVLGGIRKDEVIFFKSILLDILVAIYKPFKNLGWFSK from the coding sequence ATGCAAGAATACAAACTCTTCGTAAAACAAATTGGTGTGGTTGGAATAACCAGCATTCTTGCAAGCTTAAGCCCACTTATTCTGCTTCCTATCTTGACCCAAACACTCACAGCGCAGGAATATGGTGCATGGAACCAGTTTATAGTAACAATAACCCTGATCCCGGCCATAGCCTCACTTGGGCTGCCCTACACAATGGTAAGATTTCTGGCCGCAACCCGGAACAAAGACGAAATTCGGGAAGCATTTTACTCCATCGCATTTATGGTGATACTTGGAAGCCTAATAGTATCGTTAATATTTTTGATCCTTGCAAAACCTATTGCAGATCTTTTATTCCAGGGAAATATTCTTATTTCCTTTATTTTATCCTCAGCAATATTTTTAAACGGTTTGATACTGCTTCTTTTTGATTATTTCAGGACTTTTCAACTGATGAAGATTTACTCCTTCTTCACAATGTTGCAGGCATATCTCACCGTGATCCTGGTCGGTATTTTTATTGCAATGAGATACGGGCTGGTTGGAGCTGTAATTGCAGTACTTATCATCCAGATAATCACAGTTTTAGTAATGTACTCCATTATACTGTCCAGGATAGGGTTTAAAATTCCAAAGTTGGGTAATATAAAGGAATATTTAAACTTTGGACTGCCGACCATTCCAAGCAATATTTCATTCTGGGTGCTGGACATCACAGACCGTTACGTCATAGGACTGCTTTTGGGACTTTCATTTGTGGGTTACTATTCTGCAGGATACTTACTTGGAAACATAATATCTTTGATATTATCCCCTTTTTACACAGTTTTACTCCCCATTTTATCAAAATATTACGCTGAAAAGCGAATTTTTGAAGTTAAACGTCTCCTAAACCATTCCATAAAATTCTTTTTAATGGTTTCAATACCAACAGCCTTTGGTTTATCCATCCTTGCAAAACCCATCCTTCTCATACTTTCCACACCAGAGATAGCATTAAATGGATATTTTATAACGCCCATAATCGCCCTGGGCGGTATTTTTTTCGGAGTTTATGGTATAATATCCCAGATAGTTGTTCTTGAGAGAAAAACACAGATCACAGGAAATATATGGATACTATCAACCATCCTAAACGTGATACTGGACATTACACTGGGGTACCGCTTCGGGATCATGGGAGTGGCACTCACAACCTTGGGAGTTTACATACTATCCTTCGCTCTTACAGTGATCTATTCATTTAAATACATCAGGTGTACATTTTATTTCGGATTCCTGGCAAAGAGTATATGGGCATCCGTTTTGATGTCCATAGTTTTAGTTATTTCAAACCCCAAAAGTCCTTTAGATATCATTCTTTCCGCTTCAATGTGTTCTGTGATCTACATCCTTATTTTAGGGGTTCTGGGTGGTATCAGAAAAGATGAAGTCATTTTCTTCAAAAGTATTCTTTTAGATATACTTGTAGCTATCTATAAACCTTTTAAAAATCTGGGCTGGTTTTCAAAATAG
- a CDS encoding thiolase domain-containing protein, whose protein sequence is MRDVAIIGVSQTKFGELWDISFRDLIVEAGLNAIDDANIEGDDLDAMYVGNMSAGLFVGQEHIASLIADHSGLTPIPCARVEAACASGGLALRNGIMAVASGFHDIVISAGVEKMTDVVDATPAIATASDQEWEAQQGVTFPSLYAMMARRHMYNYGTTREQLAMFSVINHKNGAKNPRAQFQNEITVDKVLNSSMVADPLTLLDCSPVSDGAAGVILCPAEDAKKYTDTPIYVKASAQASGTIALQNRHDITTIDSTVHAARKAYEMAGMTPKDIDVAEVHDCFSINGLLALEDLGFVEKGQAGPAVEDGFTERDGTLPINPSGGLKARGHPLGATGIAQAAEIVWQLRGEADKRQVDGAEIGMTHNIGGTGGTAAVHILSR, encoded by the coding sequence TTGAGAGATGTTGCAATTATAGGAGTCTCACAGACTAAATTTGGAGAACTCTGGGACATATCATTCAGAGATCTGATAGTTGAAGCTGGATTGAATGCCATTGATGATGCAAACATTGAAGGTGACGACCTTGATGCCATGTATGTTGGAAACATGTCTGCAGGTCTTTTTGTTGGCCAGGAACATATAGCATCTTTAATAGCAGATCATTCTGGATTAACACCAATCCCATGTGCACGTGTTGAAGCAGCATGTGCATCAGGAGGATTGGCATTACGTAATGGTATAATGGCTGTTGCATCTGGTTTTCACGATATAGTGATTTCAGCAGGTGTTGAAAAAATGACCGACGTTGTTGATGCAACTCCAGCCATTGCAACTGCATCAGACCAGGAATGGGAAGCCCAACAGGGTGTTACGTTTCCATCACTCTATGCAATGATGGCAAGGAGACACATGTATAATTACGGAACAACCAGGGAACAGCTTGCAATGTTTTCAGTCATAAACCATAAAAACGGTGCAAAAAACCCGCGTGCCCAGTTCCAAAATGAGATCACAGTGGACAAGGTTCTAAACTCAAGCATGGTTGCAGACCCATTAACACTTCTTGACTGTTCACCAGTCTCAGATGGAGCTGCAGGAGTTATACTCTGCCCTGCAGAGGATGCAAAAAAATACACAGACACCCCAATATATGTTAAGGCATCAGCCCAGGCTTCAGGAACAATAGCACTCCAGAACAGACATGACATAACAACAATTGATTCAACGGTACATGCAGCACGTAAAGCCTACGAAATGGCCGGTATGACTCCAAAGGACATAGATGTTGCAGAAGTTCACGACTGTTTCAGCATAAACGGGCTCCTTGCACTGGAGGACCTTGGATTTGTTGAGAAAGGACAGGCTGGGCCTGCTGTTGAGGATGGTTTCACTGAACGTGATGGAACACTACCAATAAACCCATCTGGAGGTCTTAAAGCCAGAGGACATCCATTGGGTGCAACTGGAATTGCACAGGCTGCTGAAATTGTATGGCAATTAAGAGGAGAAGCTGATAAAAGACAGGTCGATGGTGCTGAGATTGGTATGACCCACAACATCGGTGGAACTGGCGGAACAGCTGCTGTGCACATATTATCACGCTAA
- a CDS encoding UPF0058 family protein produces MYKDELIQLHQFLVFVLKYLDEEYEVKEECKEYLCLNISPHHIHRTKAEHKHAIFVLSAAISEIIAKNNDGTSSNVPNGLAELVKRSKKELLRFQDQNALKYQKQKIKM; encoded by the coding sequence ATGTACAAGGATGAGCTTATACAACTGCATCAATTTCTGGTATTCGTTTTAAAGTATCTTGATGAGGAATATGAAGTAAAAGAGGAATGTAAAGAATATTTATGTCTCAATATAAGCCCTCACCACATTCACAGAACAAAAGCCGAACACAAACATGCTATTTTTGTATTATCCGCAGCTATTTCTGAAATAATCGCAAAAAACAACGATGGAACTTCTTCTAATGTCCCTAATGGGCTGGCTGAACTTGTGAAACGGTCTAAAAAAGAGTTGCTGAGATTTCAAGACCAAAATGCTTTAAAATACCAGAAACAAAAAATAAAAATGTAA
- a CDS encoding 5-formyltetrahydrofolate cyclo-ligase, translated as MNLKNKEEMRNLIWDTLERKKISKYPKNWHGRIPDFYGSDLAAGVLRSTAEWKKSSVIFSSPDSAQKKVREYTLLDYKTLIMASPNLERGYILIRASDARGNEKIASTKEGAFRFGETIETFPKVDLVVEGSVAVDMSGGRLGKGKGYGDTEISHLFKEKSIDEDTVIATTVHETQIVDKVPREVHDQKINMIITPERVIGIGKGN; from the coding sequence ATGAATTTAAAAAACAAAGAGGAAATGAGAAATCTTATATGGGACACGTTAGAAAGAAAGAAAATCTCAAAATATCCTAAAAACTGGCATGGTAGGATACCGGATTTTTATGGATCGGATCTAGCCGCAGGGGTGTTGAGAAGCACCGCAGAATGGAAAAAATCGAGTGTTATATTTTCAAGTCCAGATTCAGCCCAAAAGAAGGTGCGTGAATACACATTACTTGATTATAAAACCTTGATCATGGCTTCACCCAACCTTGAAAGAGGTTACATCTTAATCCGGGCTTCAGATGCCCGTGGAAATGAGAAGATAGCCTCAACAAAGGAAGGAGCCTTTAGGTTTGGTGAAACAATCGAAACATTTCCAAAGGTGGATCTAGTTGTTGAAGGATCTGTTGCGGTTGATATGTCTGGAGGCCGACTTGGAAAGGGTAAAGGTTACGGGGATACTGAAATATCTCATCTTTTCAAGGAAAAATCCATTGATGAAGATACGGTCATTGCAACGACAGTTCATGAAACCCAGATTGTGGATAAAGTTCCCAGAGAAGTCCATGATCAAAAAATAAATATGATAATAACTCCTGAAAGGGTAATAGGAATAGGTAAAGGAAATTGA
- a CDS encoding cyclic 2,3-diphosphoglycerate synthase, with product MKTIRKMVCLVDGEHYLPVTKSALDMLDNLEHNEVVAVVFIGGTEKLRETSEEGVIEKLGRPVHFGDNPHEIPYDIIGKVIEEYDADVVMDLSDEPIVDYSKRFKIATIVLDMGIPYEGPDFKFYPISEHDILKKPSFKILGTGKRIGKTAVSAYAARLIHKKEYNPCVVAMGRGGPEEPEIVHGDKIEITPQYLMEQSDKGVHAASDHWEDALMSRILTIGCRRCGGGMVGDVFITNMKKGAQIANEVDADFIIIEGSGAAIPPIKTDKHVVLVGANQPLINIENFFGPFRIKMADLVVLTMCEEPMASSNKVKRIIKFIKSINPNATVIPTVFRPKALADITGKNVLFATTAPDSIKDVLIEHLESNYDCKIVGTTSHLSNRPLLQNDIEKYIDEADVMLTELKAAAVDVATKDALKAGLEVVYCDNIPLVIEGNYESLPEAIIKVVDSAITAFETRTGA from the coding sequence ATGAAAACTATAAGAAAAATGGTATGCTTAGTTGACGGAGAACATTATTTACCCGTCACAAAATCTGCCCTTGACATGCTGGATAACCTTGAACACAACGAAGTTGTTGCAGTTGTTTTCATAGGTGGCACCGAAAAGTTAAGGGAAACCTCAGAAGAGGGAGTTATTGAAAAACTTGGAAGACCCGTCCATTTCGGGGATAATCCACATGAAATACCCTACGATATCATAGGTAAAGTCATAGAAGAATATGATGCCGATGTTGTTATGGATCTAAGCGATGAACCCATAGTAGACTACTCAAAGAGGTTCAAAATCGCAACAATTGTGCTTGATATGGGAATTCCCTATGAAGGCCCTGATTTTAAATTTTATCCTATTTCAGAACATGATATTCTTAAAAAACCATCGTTTAAGATACTTGGAACCGGTAAAAGAATAGGGAAAACTGCAGTATCTGCATACGCAGCCAGACTTATTCATAAAAAAGAGTATAACCCCTGCGTGGTTGCAATGGGCAGAGGCGGCCCAGAAGAACCTGAAATTGTGCACGGGGATAAAATAGAAATAACACCACAGTATCTCATGGAACAGTCTGACAAAGGAGTTCATGCAGCATCAGACCACTGGGAAGACGCATTAATGAGCCGAATTCTTACAATAGGATGTAGAAGATGTGGCGGAGGAATGGTTGGAGATGTTTTCATAACCAACATGAAAAAGGGAGCCCAAATTGCAAACGAAGTTGATGCTGACTTCATTATAATCGAAGGAAGTGGAGCGGCCATTCCACCAATAAAAACAGATAAACACGTTGTGCTAGTAGGTGCTAACCAACCCCTAATCAATATCGAAAATTTCTTTGGACCCTTCAGGATAAAAATGGCTGATCTCGTGGTTTTAACAATGTGCGAAGAGCCAATGGCAAGTTCAAATAAGGTTAAACGGATCATAAAATTCATAAAAAGTATAAATCCCAATGCAACAGTCATACCAACAGTTTTCAGGCCCAAAGCCCTTGCAGACATAACCGGCAAAAACGTGCTATTTGCAACGACTGCACCCGACTCGATAAAAGATGTACTCATAGAACATCTTGAGAGTAACTATGACTGTAAAATAGTTGGTACAACATCACACTTGTCTAACAGACCTTTACTGCAAAATGACATCGAGAAATACATCGATGAAGCAGATGTTATGCTTACCGAACTTAAGGCTGCTGCAGTTGACGTTGCAACCAAAGATGCCCTTAAAGCTGGGCTTGAAGTTGTTTATTGCGACAACATACCCCTTGTCATTGAAGGGAACTATGAAAGTCTACCTGAAGCCATAATAAAGGTTGTTGACAGTGCCATAACTGCATTTGAAACAAGAACTGGTGCATAA
- a CDS encoding rhodanese-like domain-containing protein, with amino-acid sequence MFKIFKFGKKTQKEDLKNITPEKAFSLVNENKNNSNLVILDVRTPIEYGDGHLEGSKNIDYKSNNFKKVIEEMDKTKTYILYCRSGVRSAKSYDIMKKLNFTDVYNVEGGIKGWMKKGLPIVK; translated from the coding sequence ATGTTTAAAATATTTAAATTTGGTAAAAAAACTCAAAAGGAAGATTTAAAGAATATAACTCCAGAAAAAGCGTTTTCACTGGTAAATGAAAATAAAAATAACTCCAATCTAGTTATCCTCGATGTTAGAACCCCTATTGAATACGGGGATGGTCATCTTGAGGGCTCTAAAAATATTGATTATAAATCAAATAATTTTAAAAAAGTTATCGAGGAAATGGATAAAACTAAAACATATATTTTATACTGTAGATCCGGTGTTAGGAGTGCTAAATCTTATGATATTATGAAAAAACTTAACTTTACCGATGTTTACAACGTTGAAGGTGGAATAAAAGGTTGGATGAAAAAAGGACTTCCAATTGTAAAATGA
- a CDS encoding hydroxymethylglutaryl-CoA synthase has protein sequence MSGIVGYGVYVPSYRIKVEEIAKVWGDDPKAISRGLVVNEKSVPAPDEDTATISVEAARSSLKRAMIDPQKIGAVYVGSESHPYAVKPTATIVAEAIMASPELTAADLEFACKAGTAGMQMCMGMVDSGLVEYGLAIGADTSQGAPGDALEYTASAGGAAYIIGKANTIADFEGTYSFTTDTPDFYRREGKPYPRHGGRFTGEPAYFKHVLSGAKGLFKKMGTEPSDYDHVIFHQPNGKFYIRAAKKLGFKEEQYKTGLLTPFIGNTYSGATPLGLAAVLDIAEPGDRVMAVSYGSGAGSDAFSITVNDRIDEVRENAPKVRDMVATKTYVDYAVYAKYKGKLRMA, from the coding sequence ATGTCAGGAATTGTAGGATATGGAGTTTATGTACCTTCATACAGAATTAAGGTTGAAGAAATAGCAAAAGTTTGGGGAGACGATCCCAAAGCAATTTCAAGGGGATTGGTTGTAAATGAAAAATCAGTTCCAGCCCCTGATGAGGACACAGCAACGATATCAGTTGAAGCAGCTCGTAGTTCACTTAAACGTGCCATGATAGACCCTCAAAAGATCGGAGCAGTTTACGTGGGTTCAGAATCACACCCCTATGCTGTTAAACCGACAGCAACAATAGTGGCAGAAGCAATAATGGCCTCACCAGAGTTAACTGCAGCTGACCTTGAATTTGCGTGTAAAGCAGGTACTGCAGGTATGCAGATGTGTATGGGTATGGTTGATTCCGGTTTAGTCGAATATGGTCTGGCTATCGGTGCAGACACATCACAGGGTGCTCCCGGGGATGCTCTTGAATACACTGCATCAGCAGGAGGAGCAGCCTACATTATAGGAAAGGCAAATACAATAGCAGACTTTGAGGGAACCTACAGTTTTACAACAGACACCCCTGACTTCTACAGAAGGGAAGGAAAACCTTACCCACGTCATGGTGGAAGGTTCACAGGAGAACCAGCTTATTTTAAACATGTGCTTTCAGGTGCAAAAGGTTTATTTAAAAAGATGGGAACAGAACCATCTGATTACGATCACGTGATTTTCCATCAACCAAACGGTAAATTTTACATCCGTGCTGCAAAAAAACTCGGATTCAAAGAAGAACAGTACAAAACAGGTTTATTAACACCTTTCATTGGAAACACCTACTCCGGTGCAACACCTCTTGGTCTTGCAGCCGTTCTTGACATTGCAGAACCTGGAGATCGTGTGATGGCAGTTTCATACGGTTCTGGTGCTGGAAGCGATGCATTCAGCATAACAGTAAACGATAGGATAGATGAAGTAAGGGAAAATGCACCTAAAGTAAGAGACATGGTTGCAACTAAAACCTACGTTGACTACGCAGTTTACGCTAAATATAAAGGAAAATTAAGAATGGCTTAA